One window of Lytechinus variegatus isolate NC3 chromosome 2, Lvar_3.0, whole genome shotgun sequence genomic DNA carries:
- the LOC121408050 gene encoding 2,4-dienoyl-CoA reductase [(3E)-enoyl-CoA-producing], mitochondrial-like: MLSFITKNITSGRSCSIVWSSSQRSVRCLSGTPNYSSSNPSEKYDNLKAVKTPMLPPNTYKGKTAFVTGGGTGLGKAMTKMLSQLGAEVAIVSRSADVLKSTSEEISAETGNPVHPIPANIRDPEAVKASVDQFVEICGGLPDVIINNAAANFISPSERLSPNAWKTIVDVVLNGTMYATLEIGKRLVEQEKGANFLTISTTYAALGSPFVTPSAAAKSGLENVTRSLAVEWGRYGMRFNCIAPGGIYTKGAFDRLDPTGQFAHKLVESTPTGRMGVQEEIANLACYLCSDYSSWFNGEVFMFDGGQTLQASGMFSGYLQLTKEHWDLAESLIRKTKGS, from the exons ATGTTGTCATTTATAACGAAAAATATAACAAGTGGAAGAAGTTGCAGCATCGTTTGGTCTTCTAGCCAg CGGTCTGTGAGATGTCTTTCAGGAACTCCAAATTACTCCAGCAGCAATCCTTCAGAGAAGTATGATAACCTGAAAGCTGTGAAGACACCAATGCTACCTCCTAATACCTATAAAGGCAAGACAGCCTTTGTGACTGGAGGTGGAACAGGACTTGGAAAAGCCATGACCAAAATGTTATCTCAACTTGGAGCTGAGGTTGCTATTGTCAGCAG ATCTGCAGATGTTTTGAAGAGTACATCAGAAGAGATCTCTGCTGAGACTGGAAACCCTGTCCATCCAATCCCTGCTAATATTAGAGATCCTGAGGCAGTTAAAGCCTCCGTAGATCAGTTTGTGGAGATCTGTGGAGGTCTACCGGATGTCATCATCAATAATGCTGCTGCTAACTTCATATCTCCCTCTGAACGGCTCTCACCCAATGCATGGAAGACAATAGTTGATGTGGTATTAAATGGAACTATGTATGCCACCCTAGAGATTGGAAAAAGACTAGTAGAGCAAGAGAAAG GAGCCAATTTCTTGACAATCAGCACAACATACGCAGCCCTAGGATCTCCTTTTGTTACTCCTAGTGCCGCTGCAAAGAGTGGACTTGAAAATGTTACCAG AAGTTTAGCAGTGGAATGGGGTCGTTATGGAATGAGATTTAACTGCATTGCACCTGGAGGAATCTATACAAAG GGTGCCTTCGATAGACTGGATCCTACTGGTCAGTTTGCTCATAAGCTTGTTGAATCTACGCCTACTGGTCGGATGGGAGTACAAGAAGAGATAGCTAACCTTGCTTGTTATCTATGCAGTGACTATTCAAGCTGGTTTAATGGTGAAGTGTTCATGTTTGATGGTGGCCAAACACTGCAGGCTTCAGGAATGTTTAGTGGTTACCTTCAG